In the genome of Mercurialis annua linkage group LG8, ddMerAnnu1.2, whole genome shotgun sequence, the window taataaaaatttagtttgtGCTCAGTGTAAACAGTTCTGGTAGCCATGGATTTCAGTCCCCTTACGGACGCTTTAGCTTCCAAATCTTACGACAAGATTTCTGATATCTGCGACCAACTCATGCTCAAGgttccaattttttttcttcttccaaATTTAATtgaagttttaaatattttttcattattattctaaattttgattcctttttttattttatcagttGGCAGCAGAGGGAGTTCCGTTTCAGGACGAATGGCCTTACGCAATTCATCTTCTAGGTCACATTTATATCAACGATATGTAAGTTTATtcacacttttaattttgttagtttttattttgtgttACTTGTCTATTATTCCagtaattgaaatgaaaattaaGGGTTTTGAAATCTGGGTTATTATTTgggggtttagggttttggaagtttaagggttattttgttattttaagtgATGGGTTAAATTTATGATGCAGTAATAGTGCTCGGTTCCTTTGGAAATCAGTTCCTGCCGCTGTTAAAGAAAATCAACCTGAAGTGGTTGCTGTTTGGAGAGTTGGCCAGAGATTATGGACGCACAATTATGCCGCTGTTCATGAAGCTCTTCGGGCTTTTGATTGGAGCCAAGAAACTCGGGTTCTTGTTGCTGCTTTCTCTGGTGATTTTTCTGCTTCTCGTATTGTAATTGGCCCTGTTACATTTTTGATCTTTTACTTATGGCATTGTATAATTTGTTAGAGTTATTACGTACAAAAATATTGATGAAACTAATTTACGTCTAGTGGAAGCACAAACTTTGAAAGTCTAAGACCCTAAACTCAGGCTCCAGGCTCCTCCTTTTCTGATTTGCTATATGAATTTGTGTTGCTAAACTTGTAGTCATGTGGCGTTGGTGGTCCTATAGCTAGGGGCTTGGTGATCTTAGGGAAAAAATTGTCAATGTAATTGCATACCAGAAAGTTTGACAACTAATATTTTTCCCTGGTTGCTTTAAAGGAGATGTATTAGGAGCCTTAATTCTTTTTGATTAAGGATGATGTGATGGTATCATGGCATGCTTCCTTGTAGGCTTTCGAGATGGGATTCTACTAATACATATCCTATTTTGgaataaattaaatcataatttatttgGGAACAATAATGTTTGGAACTTGTAATCTATTTTAGAAGTGAACTTTGATGGGAAGTAGGATGTAATGTTAATAGAGGTTCACGAGTCGAACAATAAAAGTAACCTCCTCGGAAATCAGGGGAAGGCTAGACTACTTCTGGTATGCTGTTAACTTATTATATTGATTCTAGAGCAATTTCCTTGGATGGTTGTGggctaagaagcacggaaacttcgacaaagttgcgtttcccgtttcggaaacgtttcggaaaccggaaactcttggacacccgtacgaaacgtttcgggtcgtttccgtaaataataaaaattaaaaatttgtaaaaaaattaaaattattacccacaaataaaaaaatttaactagttacccataaattttacattcgcattgcccacaatacatgaaatatacttatttgtgttgaattatattatatttttttatatatttataaaattttaaatatttagtatattaaaatgaattattttattaattatcataaatatttagataatatttttataaatatatccctacatttttgttatttacacgtttcccccacgtttcgtgtccttcattttgaaaaactttcgttttcccgtgtccgtttcgtatcgtttccgtttcccgtttccgtttccgtgctacctaggttGTGGGATAAGTAGTAAACAACTAACTCAAATTCACAAACCACTAATTCCTTTGCATTGCAGACATTTGGTCTTCTTCTCCTTAGATGTAATTTGTGTTGAACAAATTACTTACTTCCTTCACATGGAGAGGAATTCTGTGTAATCAATCAGAGAATGCAGAAGAAATGGATTTGCGAATTGCTCATGTGCTCTCCTTTTTTTAGTGGTACATGTTTATTGTTAAAATGTAAATCAACAAGGAAAAACCTACATTCTTGAAGTATTCCGCATTGCAATCTATTTTACTGCAGAAACGATATGGAATTGCGTAGAAATTGTTCAAATTTTGTGTTAGTGTGGGTGAgctcttttatatttttcaagcaactataaatgaataaaatgcTACTATTGATGGAAGTGACATACTGCAAATATAGAAAGTGGTTTAGTGAGACTTCAGCATATGgtgctatttttttattttttatttttaactatgAAATTATCATTATTTGTCTCTTACATGTTCTAGTACTGTAAAGCTCTTAATCATGTTTCTTTTATTCAGAACTTTACACGAAGAAGATGTTTCAAATGCTATTATCTGCTTATTCCACCATTAGCATCCAAGACACAGCTCTTTTCCTGGGAATGAGTGAAGATGATGCTGCGAACTGTAAGATGCATCTCTCCTTTATGCtatattatttcaataaaaatccAAGACAAAAgcaattcttttaaaaatacttttggAGATGGTTATTTGTTCTCCAGTACATTGTGTTAAACGCGTCGTATTGATGGCTGTTGGACTAACTAATTATAGTTGCCGGGTTTAAATCCTAGCTAAGACATATTAATATGTGCCACATGGACACATTCATAGCCAACAAATTATAAAGGGTGAGGGAGCAAGGTTTGTGCTCAATTAGACATTAAGaagtaagaaaaaaattcaataaggCACTGCTTCTAGCAGCTATTTATACATCAAAATTAACACTTCTGCCAATGGGAGTCTTTGATGGCACAATCCTATCCCGATCTTTTAAAAAGTCATTGAATCTACATGTGATTCATCATTCATGAAACATATTTTGGCGCCTTAACACGGATTATTGATTCTGAGGTCTCATAGTCAGCTTAAAAATTATAGATACAGAAATTTCAGTATTTCCCACCGGTGAATAATGATGAATCATTTAGCTAAACTTGTGGGGCAAATATTGTAGGACTTGGGTAGCTCTgcatttttctctctctttgtTTCTTAATTGAATGTGCTGCATGTCTGATCATCAGTCCATGCTTGTCATATGCAGACGTTCTGCAGCAAGGTTGGATATTTGATCCAGCATCTCGAATGCTAACTGTGAAGAAGCAGCCGATTGTGACAGAGCAGAAACTGGATTCTAGTAGATTACAGCGGCTAACAGAATATGTATTTCATCTCGAGCATTAATTAGTCCAATAAACTTATTTTGAATACCCATGTCAATTAGGTTTCtagatcaaattataaaaaaaaggcttCGAACATATTCAGAACACTAATGTGCATCGAGGAATCATAGATATTTCATcttctttctttgttttttttggataaatgttTTTCTTCTCTTGTTCTTTGAATACTTTTGCTAGAGAAGTTTCCATTTTGGGCATGATTGTGGAATTTGATAGATGGAATTTACGGCGTTCGGTAGATGATTTTAATTCAACTCCCTCTTTGGGTAGacaaaaagaacaagaaaaTGTATTACTTGTGGCGTGGGATTGAATTGCTAAGATGTTTTAAGTATGGTATTTGTATTTTGTAGTCATTCTCTTGATCAAGCAGTATTGCTTTGCAGCAACTCTTATCCCCTTGCCCCTTAACATAGGTGTTAGAATTTATTGGCCATTTTAGTAGAAAGAAAATTTTCATTTATCAAACAttggaagaaaaaaatgagTGCTagcaaaatgataaataaaaaaacttaatcaaattcttcaaatagTTGGCTGTGTAATTAAGGGGCAGGATAAGTGATCTCTCTTTCAGCTCCCAGTTATCGGTTGTTTCACACTACATATGtctgttatttttattttgtattgcATCAAGTTTTAGAGTGTTATATACacatcaaaaatataattattcgtTCCGTTCCAAATCGGTAGACAATTtaggaaaaatataaatattaagaaattttatttatttagacaaaatgaataaatttataaaaagaccACACATGTCCTCTTTTAAAATAGTGATATTTTTTTGTCCCTTCTTAATATATTAAACTACCGCCATGTTTGGTTTATGGAATAGAATAGCATGaaatagaatagttattccataaaGAATGGAATAatcattttttagtttttgagaggagtgttcattccacaaaatcatggaatagcaatttTTAGAATACCTATTCTATGAACCAAAGCAAATAATTGCCATTTTATacggaatagttattccattccgcacctattctATGAACCAAACATGACCTACAAGTAATAGGAATATATATGACAATGAAACATTTAAGCACTAGCTGACTGTTTATATtatgaaataagaaaaataaaaaaaggtgcATATTGATTTGAAATGGATGAAGTAATATTTAAAAGAATATTAAACAAAGGAGGCTACATTTTTGCTAAATTCACCTAAACTGGATGCAATAAACCTTTTtcaataagattttttttatgaagatGTGCCATATGGCACAATTACACTAAATATTTCACATGGCACGACTAGCGAATTTTGgattaaaattagatatttgtCAATTGATTGGCTATTAATTATTTGACAAAGATAAACCTAACAATTTACTAAAGACAAAATTTATAACCATCACCGATGGAGGCTGGTTTAAGTGGTAAGcggtttgatatcgtttaagcAAGATTTCGGATTCGAGTCTTATGAGTGCAGAAAATCTCCACTGGTAGATTCATCCACCATGCCAAGTACGCCATGCGGATTgaatccggattagtcagggcgaagttctgaaaaccggatgggcaaacaatttttttttttatctccaCCGCCAGACCTACTTCTTCCACCAGCATAACCACCTCCATATCCTGTGGCGGAACCACGGGAGGGtcaggagggtcggccgaccctcctcctCGCCGGATACAAATGAGAGACCGGTGCTAATCTGTCGGTTCTTGTCTTCGTTTCGACCCTCCCATGGCCGCAGCCCGCAGCAGCATGGAGATGAGGAGATCTGCCTCAATCCCATGGCCGCAGCCCGCAGCAGCATGGAGATCGCTGTAACGCCTCCGATCCGGCCATCTTTCACGAGTTGCAGCGCTGCAACTCGTGATATTATTTTGATAGATTTAAAGGGtccttttttgttttatttttttttataccaAACGACGAGTTGTTTGGCTTTGAGCCAAATGTCGTTTGGaattaaacgtttgaaacagAAATAGCCCAAGGCTGTTTCTGTTTCAAACTGGAAAAAGTTAAATtaggttagttttttttttccttttattcttttatttttcaaaaccctaatcttaaatttgaaattcaattaATCACCTTTCTATAACACTTAATTCTTAAATCCATCATTATACTTCTTGCCCTTTCCAATTCTCAgggttttattaatttttgtgttatttattattatcaacTCAATATTTAgcactttaat includes:
- the LOC126659637 gene encoding COP9 signalosome complex subunit 8, yielding MDFSPLTDALASKSYDKISDICDQLMLKLAAEGVPFQDEWPYAIHLLGHIYINDINSARFLWKSVPAAVKENQPEVVAVWRVGQRLWTHNYAAVHEALRAFDWSQETRVLVAAFSELYTKKMFQMLLSAYSTISIQDTALFLGMSEDDAANYVLQQGWIFDPASRMLTVKKQPIVTEQKLDSSRLQRLTEYVFHLEH